In Mycolicibacterium lutetiense, the sequence CGCCAAGCGACGCGCAGAGCCGACCGACGACCTGTTCTCGATTCTGGTCAACGCCGAGGTCGACGGCCAGCGCATGGCCGACGACGAGATCGTCATGGAGACGCTGTTGATCCTGATCGGCGGCGACGAGACCACCCGGCACACGCTGTCGGGCGGGACCGAGCAACTGCTGCGCAACCACGACCAGTGGGAATCCCTGGTGGCGGATCAGTCCCTGTTGCCCGGCGCCATCGAGGAGACGCTGCGCTGGACCTCGCCGGTGAAGAACATGTGCCGCACCCTGACCGCCGACACCACCTTCCACGGAACCGAGCTGAAGGCCGGCGAGAAGATCATGCTGATGTTCGAGTCGGCCAACTTCGACGAAGCGGTTTTCGAGAATCCCGACGACTTCCGCATCGATCGAAACCCGAACAGCCACTTGGCTTTCGGCTTCGGCACGCACTTCTGCCTGGGGAATCAGCTGGCCCGGTTGGAGCTGCGGCTGATGCTCGAGAGGTTGCTCACCCGGCTGCCCGACCTGCGCCTGGCCGACGACAGCCCGCTGCCGTTGCGTCCGGCCAACTTCGTCAGCGGCCCGGAATCGATGCCGGTGGTGTTCACCCCGACCGCGCAGGTGGGCGCCTAGCCACCCGGGGCGTCGGACCTGCACTTTGCCGGTACCGAAATCGACACCGTGGTTCCGGGTGTGCCCGTGACCGCGAATGTTCCGCCGGCGGCCAGCACCTTGGCGCAAATCGAGGCGAACCCGATGTGGCCGTCCTCGACACTTTGCGCCAGGCGCTCCGGTGCAATGCCGACACCGTCGTCTGCAATGCACAGTGCCGCCAGAACGCCGTTGTACTCCACGGTGAACCGTAGATTCTGGGCCTGGGCGTGCTTGATCGCATTCGTCGAGAATTCCCGGGCTGCACTGTAGATCAGGTGGTCGGCGTCGGTGCGCGCGTCATCGGGCCAGCTGCCGGCATCCAACTGGACCGCGAGGTTGGTGCGCGTCGCGATACCGTCGGCAAGCGAGGTCATCGCCGCCTTGAGGCCGGCTCGGGCCAACACCTCGGGATGCAGTTCACGGACCACGTCACGCAGCAGCCGGGAGGACTCCGCCAAGGCGAAGTCGACGCGGTCGATCCCGTCGACCGACCCGTCCCGGACCTCCTCCATGTCGCGCCGGGCCACCAGAACGTACTGGAGCGCACCGTCATGCAGGCGTTCGGAAAGTGACTGGCGTTCGCGCTTCTCCAGACTGATCACCTCTTCGAGCAGGCGGGTCCGTTCCAGGGCCAGGCCGGTGATGGTCCTGGTCCTGGACTGCTGAATCCGCGACAGCGCGACCGACCCGGCAGCCAAGCCGAACAGCACGGCGGTCCGCGACAGGATCGACCCCCAGGGCTCGTTGCCGTTGGCGGCCTTGTCGACCCAGCTCACCACGAAAAAAGTGACCACCGTAGGAACCGCGATCGTCGCACTGACGACAGGGTCGAGCTGGGCTGCCGCGATCAGCGGGATCAGGAACAGTCCGTGCTGCACTACGTCGGAAGTCCAGGTCTCTGCCGAACTGATCCCGGTCTCCGTTGAAATGATCGCTACCGCAAGGAGATCCACGCACAGCATGAGCAGTGCCACCGATCGCTGGGTTCCCCCGCCGAGGTGGCCGGCCGAGCGCAGCGCCCGCCAGCTCCACACCGCGACCGCCGCGAGGTAGCCGGCGAAGACCGCCCAGTGCAACCACACGTTGGCGTGCGGAGGCTGCGACAGCAGGGCGGCGCCGATGAACGTCGCCATGAGCGTCCGCAGGGCGAGCTGCAGTAGGAGGCCATGGCGTACCGAGGTGTCGGCGGTCGGCGCAGACGCCCCATCGCGTTCAGGCATGCCCGGCTCCCGTCCCGGCAAAGTTGGCACGAGTATAGGGCTGCTCGGTGCCACGACGAGGACAGTTGGCGGGGTGGAATCGCTACAACGGTGTCGACGCCGGGCGCCGCACCGCGAATCAGCGCATCTGGAACTTGGGCGCGCGCTTCTCCTTGAAAGCCAGCGGGCCTTCCTTGGCGTCGGCGGACAGGAACACCGGGATGCCGTTGGCGGTGTCGGGCTTGAACGCCTCGTTCTCGTGCATGCCTTCGGTCTCGCGGATGGTCTTGAGGATTGCCTGCACGGCCAGTGGGCCGTTGTTGTTGATCACCTCGGCGATCTCCAGGGCCTTCTCCAGCGCGGTGCCGTCGGGCACCACGTGACCGATGAGGCCGTACTCCAGGGCCTGGGCGGCGGTGATGTGACGTCCGGTCAGCAGCATGTCGCAGGCGATGGTGTAAGGAATCTGGCGAACCAGGCGCACCGCAGAGCCGCCCATCGGGTACAGGCTCCACTTGGCCTCGGAGATGCCGAACTTGGCGCTCTCGCCGGCGACGCGGATGTCGGTGCCCTGCAGGATCTCGGTGCCGCCGGCGATGGCCGGTCCCTCGACCGCAGCGATCAGTGGCTTGGTGAGCCGGCGGCCCTTGAGCAGGCCGTCGATCCGTGACGGGTCGTAGCTACCGTCCTTGAACGAATCGCCCGGCGGCTTCTTGGTGGCACCCTTGAGGTCCATGCCCGCGCAGAAGTAGCCGCCGGCGCCGGTGAGGATGCAGGTGCGGATCTCGGGATCGCTGTCGACGCGGTCCCAGGCGTCGACCATGATCGAGAGCATCTCGGTGGAAAGCGCGTTCCGTGCCTCGGGCCGGTTCAGCGTCAGGATCAGCGTGTGTCCGCGCTGCTCAATGAGGGCGTCGGGCCCTCTTTCGGTCTCGCTCACGAGTGCCAACTCCTCTGCATTTTCCACCCAGACTTGTCTCGAAATGTAACACGTTCTAGTTTAGGTTCTGTGGCTCTGAATATTGCGGATCTTGCCGAGCACGCCATCGATGCTGTGCCTGACCGTGTCGCCCTGATTTGTGGCGACGAACAGCTGACCTATGCGCAGCTGGAGGAGAAGGCCAACCGTCTGGCCCACTACCTGATCGCCCAAGGCGTCAAGAAGGACGACAAGGTCGGCCTTTACTGTCGCAACCGCATCGAGATCGTGATCGGGATGCTGGGCATCGTGAAGGCCGGCGCGATCCTGGTCAACGTCAACTTCCGCTATGTCGAGGGCGAGCTGAAGTACCTGTTCGAGAACTCGGACATGGTCGCGCTGATCCATGAGCGCCGCTACGCCGACCGGGTGGACAACGTCCTGCCGGAGACCCCGAAGGTGAAGACCGTCCTGGTGGTCGAAGACGGGTCGGACGACGACTTCCAGCGCTACGGGGGTGTCGCATTCGAGGATGCCCTGGCGCAGGGTTCACCCGAACGTGACTTCGGCCCGCGCAGCGAGGACGACATCTACCTGCTCTACACCGGCGGCACCACCGGATTCCCCAAGGGCGTCATGTGGCGTCACGAGGACATCTACCGGGTGTTGTTCGGCGGCACCGACTTCGCCACCGGCGAGCCCATCGCCGACGAATACGACCTGTCCAAGCAGGCCGTCGCCAACCCGCCGATGATCCGGCTGCCTATCCCGCCGATGATCCACGGCGCGACCCAGTCGGCCACCTGGATGGCGTTGTTCACCGGCCACACCGTGGTGCTGATGCCGGAATTCGACGCCGATGCAGCCTGGCGGATGATCCACGAGCACAAGGTCAACCTGCTGTTCTTCACTGGTGACGCGATGGCCCGGCCGCTGCTGGACGCGCTGCTGGCGCACCAGGAGGACGGGAACGAATACGACCTGTCGAGCTTGTTCCTGCTGGCCAGCACCGCGGCCCTGTTCTCCACCAGCCTCAAGGAGAAATTCCTCGAGCTGCTGCCCAACCGGATCATCACCGACTCGATCGGCTCCTCGGAGACCGGCTTCGGTGGCACGTCCATCGTGGCCAAGGGACAGAGCCACACCGGCGGTCCGCGCGTGACCATCGACAAGAACACCAAGGTGCTCGACGAGGACGGCAACGAGGTGGTTCCGGGCTCGGGCGTGCGCGGCATCATCGCCAAGTGCGGTCACATCCCGGTCGGTTACTTCAAGGACGAGAAGAAGACCGCAGAGACCTTCCGGACCTTCCACGGCGTCCGCTACGCCATCCCGGGCGACTACGCCGAGGTCGAGGCCGACGGCAGCGTGACCATGCTGGGTCGCGGCTCGGTGTCGATCAACTCCGGTGGCGAGAAGATCTATCCCGAAGAGGTCGAGGCCGCGCTGAAGGGCCACCCGGACGTGTTCGACGCGCTCGTGGTCGGGGTGCCCGACGAGCGTTTCGGTCAGCACGTCGCCGCCGTCGTGCAGCCGCGTGCAGGTGCGCGCCCGACGCTGGCCGATCTCGATGCGTTCGTGCGCAACGAGATCGCCGGCTACAAGGTGCCACGCAGCCTGTGGCT encodes:
- a CDS encoding cytochrome P450, whose protein sequence is MTQILTKPDVDFTNGNFYADGGAREAYRWMRAHEPVFRDRNGLAAATTYAAVLDAERNPELFSNTGGIRPDQPGMPYMIDMDDPAHVLRRKLVNSGFTRKRVMDKVPSIVNLCDTLIDAVCERGECDFVRDIAAPLPMAVIGDMLGVLPTERDMLLKWSDDLVCGLSSHLDETAIANLMETFASYTAFTMEVIAKRRAEPTDDLFSILVNAEVDGQRMADDEIVMETLLILIGGDETTRHTLSGGTEQLLRNHDQWESLVADQSLLPGAIEETLRWTSPVKNMCRTLTADTTFHGTELKAGEKIMLMFESANFDEAVFENPDDFRIDRNPNSHLAFGFGTHFCLGNQLARLELRLMLERLLTRLPDLRLADDSPLPLRPANFVSGPESMPVVFTPTAQVGA
- a CDS encoding sensor histidine kinase, with translation MPERDGASAPTADTSVRHGLLLQLALRTLMATFIGAALLSQPPHANVWLHWAVFAGYLAAVAVWSWRALRSAGHLGGGTQRSVALLMLCVDLLAVAIISTETGISSAETWTSDVVQHGLFLIPLIAAAQLDPVVSATIAVPTVVTFFVVSWVDKAANGNEPWGSILSRTAVLFGLAAGSVALSRIQQSRTRTITGLALERTRLLEEVISLEKRERQSLSERLHDGALQYVLVARRDMEEVRDGSVDGIDRVDFALAESSRLLRDVVRELHPEVLARAGLKAAMTSLADGIATRTNLAVQLDAGSWPDDARTDADHLIYSAAREFSTNAIKHAQAQNLRFTVEYNGVLAALCIADDGVGIAPERLAQSVEDGHIGFASICAKVLAAGGTFAVTGTPGTTVSISVPAKCRSDAPGG
- a CDS encoding crotonase/enoyl-CoA hydratase family protein — encoded protein: MSETERGPDALIEQRGHTLILTLNRPEARNALSTEMLSIMVDAWDRVDSDPEIRTCILTGAGGYFCAGMDLKGATKKPPGDSFKDGSYDPSRIDGLLKGRRLTKPLIAAVEGPAIAGGTEILQGTDIRVAGESAKFGISEAKWSLYPMGGSAVRLVRQIPYTIACDMLLTGRHITAAQALEYGLIGHVVPDGTALEKALEIAEVINNNGPLAVQAILKTIRETEGMHENEAFKPDTANGIPVFLSADAKEGPLAFKEKRAPKFQMR
- a CDS encoding acyl-CoA synthetase, with the translated sequence MALNIADLAEHAIDAVPDRVALICGDEQLTYAQLEEKANRLAHYLIAQGVKKDDKVGLYCRNRIEIVIGMLGIVKAGAILVNVNFRYVEGELKYLFENSDMVALIHERRYADRVDNVLPETPKVKTVLVVEDGSDDDFQRYGGVAFEDALAQGSPERDFGPRSEDDIYLLYTGGTTGFPKGVMWRHEDIYRVLFGGTDFATGEPIADEYDLSKQAVANPPMIRLPIPPMIHGATQSATWMALFTGHTVVLMPEFDADAAWRMIHEHKVNLLFFTGDAMARPLLDALLAHQEDGNEYDLSSLFLLASTAALFSTSLKEKFLELLPNRIITDSIGSSETGFGGTSIVAKGQSHTGGPRVTIDKNTKVLDEDGNEVVPGSGVRGIIAKCGHIPVGYFKDEKKTAETFRTFHGVRYAIPGDYAEVEADGSVTMLGRGSVSINSGGEKIYPEEVEAALKGHPDVFDALVVGVPDERFGQHVAAVVQPRAGARPTLADLDAFVRNEIAGYKVPRSLWLVDEVKRSPAGKPDYRWAKDTTEERAADEVHANHVGAKS